The Opitutales bacterium ASA1 genome window below encodes:
- a CDS encoding DUF294 nucleotidyltransferase-like domain-containing protein encodes MVPKNVIPGRIAEALRQFPPFSMLAPEDVATLAADATVRIKIKGDRVWEQGASPGEELLFLAQGRIEYVWNVENRTELVDVRDVGDLLGLTALVEGKPFRVTANVVEDSVFYGLPWSRVRTLLDANDAARNYSRRHLFWATRVGGSVALASSAGNDVLARSGSILQAHLDGARVIEPRPIDRLLTCSPKDTILAAATMMAAKRVPSILVADAEKRPLGIVTNSALVKHVVVGDTAKDRPVSEIMASPVLTVAAQSSATAAILLMLRERIGQVCVTQDGTVDTPALDVCTHKDLLAQSGHHPAGLLRELRDARSPARFRELCDDIEAIARSYLEAGVSGIFLGQICAELYDVLAQRLIALSCEELHKRGQQIPASGWAWINVGSDGRREQILRTDMDNAIVFAPTGSHTGDEALRTTLTGLASRVIERMVECGFSRCQGGVMASNPRWCRSTTEWIEELEDVAGATTPDGNLRATVLYDLRFVSGDAEVVEPLRSAVFDTVGRNDALQRQLAEMIVAKSPPLNFFGKFVVERRGGREVEFDIKGRGLTPLRDAARILALKHGLRRHYSTGGRWNEIKESVPRLAEVAALARDCYDVLMRLRTLTGLRRGDAGRFLDPSTLTKLERAQLANVFDVVRMVQNSVRIEFGLDLHR; translated from the coding sequence ATGGTTCCGAAAAACGTCATCCCCGGCCGCATCGCCGAGGCCCTGCGACAGTTTCCGCCCTTTTCGATGTTGGCGCCCGAAGACGTGGCGACGCTCGCCGCCGACGCTACCGTACGCATCAAGATCAAGGGCGATCGCGTGTGGGAACAGGGAGCCAGTCCAGGCGAGGAACTCCTCTTCCTCGCACAAGGACGTATCGAATACGTCTGGAACGTCGAAAACAGAACCGAGTTGGTCGACGTGCGCGACGTCGGCGACCTGCTCGGCCTGACCGCGCTCGTGGAGGGCAAACCGTTTCGAGTCACCGCCAACGTCGTCGAAGACAGCGTCTTCTACGGACTGCCGTGGTCGCGCGTGCGCACCTTGCTCGACGCCAACGACGCCGCGCGCAACTACTCACGCCGTCACCTCTTCTGGGCGACGCGGGTCGGTGGTTCCGTCGCTCTCGCATCGAGCGCGGGTAACGACGTCCTCGCTCGCTCCGGCAGCATCCTCCAAGCGCACCTCGACGGCGCGCGCGTGATCGAGCCCCGCCCGATCGACCGTCTTCTCACGTGCTCGCCGAAAGACACGATCCTCGCCGCCGCGACGATGATGGCGGCCAAACGCGTGCCCTCCATCCTCGTGGCCGACGCGGAGAAGCGCCCGCTCGGCATCGTCACCAACAGCGCGTTGGTCAAACACGTCGTCGTCGGCGACACGGCGAAAGATCGGCCCGTTTCCGAAATCATGGCCAGCCCCGTGCTCACCGTCGCCGCGCAGAGCAGTGCCACGGCCGCCATCCTCCTGATGTTGCGCGAGCGCATCGGGCAGGTCTGCGTCACCCAAGACGGCACGGTCGACACCCCTGCGCTCGACGTATGCACGCACAAGGATCTGCTCGCCCAGAGCGGACACCATCCCGCAGGCCTCCTGCGCGAACTCCGCGACGCACGCTCGCCCGCACGCTTCCGCGAACTCTGCGACGACATCGAAGCCATCGCCCGCAGCTACCTCGAAGCCGGCGTCTCGGGCATCTTCCTCGGACAGATCTGCGCCGAACTCTACGACGTGCTCGCGCAACGACTCATCGCCCTCTCGTGCGAAGAACTCCACAAGCGCGGCCAGCAGATCCCGGCTTCGGGCTGGGCGTGGATCAACGTGGGCAGCGACGGGCGCCGCGAGCAGATCCTGCGCACCGACATGGACAACGCCATCGTCTTCGCCCCTACCGGCTCGCACACCGGCGACGAAGCACTGCGCACCACCCTCACGGGCCTCGCCTCCCGCGTGATCGAACGCATGGTCGAATGCGGCTTTTCCCGCTGCCAAGGTGGCGTCATGGCCTCCAACCCTCGCTGGTGCCGATCGACGACCGAATGGATCGAGGAACTCGAAGACGTCGCCGGCGCCACCACGCCCGACGGCAACCTCCGCGCCACGGTTCTCTACGATCTGCGCTTCGTCTCCGGCGACGCCGAAGTGGTCGAGCCACTGCGTAGTGCCGTCTTCGATACGGTCGGCCGCAACGACGCCCTGCAGCGCCAACTCGCCGAGATGATCGTCGCGAAGTCACCACCGCTCAACTTCTTCGGCAAGTTCGTGGTCGAGCGCCGGGGCGGTCGCGAGGTCGAGTTCGACATCAAGGGCCGAGGGCTCACCCCGCTGCGCGACGCTGCTCGCATCCTCGCGCTCAAGCACGGACTGCGACGGCACTACTCCACCGGCGGCCGGTGGAACGAGATCAAGGAATCCGTCCCTCGCCTCGCCGAGGTCGCCGCGCTCGCACGCGACTGCTACGACGTGCTCATGCGTCTGCGCACGCTCACGGGCCTGCGCCGGGGCGACGCCGGTCGCTTTCTCGATCCCTCCACCCTCACCAAGCTCGAACGCGCCCAACTGGCCAACGTCTTCGACGTCGTTCGCATGGTCCAAAACTCCGTCCGCATCGAGTTCGGCCTCGATCTCCACCGCTGA
- a CDS encoding TIGR00266 family protein → MTMTPSMHVIDYTIHGDDMQFVEVELDPREAALAEAGGMMFMEDGIEMQTIFGDGSGTSSGVLGSLLGAGKRLLTGESLFMTVYTNQSATKRKVAFGAPYPGKIVPMHLATIGGEIIAQKDSFLCAAKGVSVGIAFNKRIGAGLFGGEGFIMQRLQGDGWAFLHAGGTIVERLLTPGEVLRVDTGCVVAFQPSVQFDVQFVGGIKSALFGGEGLFFATLRGPGRVWLQSLPFSRLADRIFAAAPKAGGKARGEGSALGGLGRLLDGDNRF, encoded by the coding sequence ATGACCATGACACCCTCGATGCACGTGATCGACTATACGATCCACGGCGACGACATGCAGTTCGTCGAAGTGGAGCTCGACCCTCGGGAAGCCGCCCTCGCCGAAGCGGGCGGTATGATGTTCATGGAGGACGGGATCGAGATGCAGACCATCTTCGGCGACGGCTCGGGGACGAGTTCGGGAGTGCTCGGCTCACTGCTCGGAGCGGGTAAACGCCTGCTCACGGGCGAGTCGCTCTTCATGACGGTCTACACGAACCAGAGCGCAACGAAGCGCAAAGTGGCGTTCGGCGCGCCGTATCCCGGCAAGATCGTGCCGATGCATCTCGCGACGATCGGTGGAGAGATCATCGCGCAGAAGGATTCGTTTCTGTGCGCCGCGAAAGGCGTGAGCGTCGGCATCGCATTCAACAAGCGCATCGGCGCGGGCCTCTTCGGCGGCGAGGGTTTCATCATGCAGCGCCTCCAAGGCGACGGCTGGGCGTTCTTGCACGCGGGCGGCACGATCGTGGAACGCCTGCTGACTCCGGGCGAGGTGCTGCGGGTCGACACCGGTTGCGTCGTGGCGTTTCAACCCTCGGTGCAATTCGACGTGCAGTTCGTCGGTGGGATCAAATCCGCGCTCTTCGGCGGCGAAGGCCTCTTCTTCGCCACCTTGCGTGGCCCCGGTCGCGTGTGGTTGCAGTCTCTGCCGTTCAGTCGCTTGGCGGATCGGATCTTCGCGGCCGCGCCGAAGGCCGGCGGCAAAGCTCGCGGTGAAGGCTCCGCACTCGGCGGCTTGGGCCGACTGCTCGACGGAGACAATCGATTCTGA
- a CDS encoding DEAD/DEAH box helicase — translation MSSPLTPAPLAPLSGPYDPDAVLDRFLGAMAARGLELYAEQEEAILELFAGHNVILATPTGSGKSLVAAAFHFKALCAGQRSVYTCPIKALVNEKFLSLCRDFGPENVGMMTGDASVNPRAPVLCCTAEILANIALHRGEESDIRAVVMDEFHYYSDQERGYAWQVPLLTMARSRFLLMSATLPDTRFFEKELERLTGAPSVTVRSERRPVPLHFEYSETPLVERVQAVLESGRAPVYLVHFTQRAASDAAQDLMSLAVCTREERAVLSAELSRERFNSPYGREMKRWLGHGIGVHHAGLLPKYRVLVERLAQRGLLKVICGTDTLGVGINVPIRTVLFTQLWKYDGKKAAILGVRDFKQIAGRAGRRGFDDVGYVIAQAPEHVVANKRAEEKAAGDTKKLRKLVKQRPPDGFVSWDEKTFARLQAAAPEALSSHFEVTHGMLLLVLSRDGDGCRAMRRLIADSHESAHRKRQLVRKSWQLFRALVERGIVGFLPREERSVPKPAGPSHAMAAGARKLRVDVDLQDDFSLHQTLSLYLIDTLPLLDSQSSDFPFDVLTLCESIVEDPDPILRRQVDKAKTAALEEMKAAGIEYEERMEKLEAIEHPKPLREFVYETFNRFAAAHPWVGEENVRPKSIAREMYERYLSFAEYVREYGLERTEGLLLRHLSGVWKVLAQTVPDGFKTEPVLEMEVYFRELVRAIDSSLLEEWERLRDPERAATRGESSAEEKPARPASFDLTRDVPSFRRLLRTVVFSFLQDVAVRDWSAAAEKVGVDDAKTVERMFDPYFAARGRFRLDPAGRASGNTHWIDDREVGTWTIAQVLIDSDAANDWEVVFEVPLARCREESRAIALLRGVRAVGDFRESAQGV, via the coding sequence ATGTCTTCGCCTCTCACTCCCGCGCCGCTCGCTCCGCTTTCCGGTCCGTACGATCCAGACGCCGTGCTCGATCGTTTCCTCGGTGCCATGGCGGCCCGCGGGCTGGAACTCTACGCCGAGCAGGAGGAAGCGATCCTCGAGCTCTTCGCGGGACACAACGTGATCCTCGCCACGCCCACCGGCTCGGGCAAATCGCTCGTCGCGGCCGCATTCCACTTCAAGGCCCTGTGCGCGGGCCAACGCTCCGTCTACACCTGTCCGATCAAAGCGTTGGTCAACGAGAAGTTCCTCTCCCTCTGTCGCGACTTTGGTCCCGAGAACGTCGGCATGATGACCGGCGACGCGAGCGTGAACCCGCGCGCCCCGGTCCTCTGTTGCACGGCCGAGATACTCGCCAACATCGCGCTCCATCGCGGCGAGGAGAGCGACATCCGCGCGGTCGTGATGGACGAGTTTCACTACTACTCCGACCAAGAGCGTGGCTACGCATGGCAGGTGCCGTTGCTCACGATGGCCCGCAGTCGTTTCCTGCTCATGTCGGCTACGCTGCCGGACACGCGCTTCTTCGAGAAGGAACTCGAACGACTCACCGGCGCGCCGTCCGTCACCGTGCGCAGCGAACGTCGCCCCGTGCCGCTGCATTTCGAATACTCCGAGACGCCGCTCGTCGAGCGCGTGCAGGCCGTCTTGGAGTCGGGCCGAGCCCCGGTCTACTTGGTGCACTTCACGCAACGCGCCGCGTCCGATGCGGCGCAGGATCTCATGAGCCTCGCGGTGTGCACGCGCGAAGAGCGCGCCGTGCTCTCCGCCGAACTCTCCCGCGAGCGCTTCAACAGTCCCTATGGTCGCGAGATGAAGCGCTGGCTCGGGCACGGCATCGGCGTCCACCATGCGGGCCTCCTGCCGAAATATCGAGTGCTCGTGGAGCGGCTCGCGCAACGCGGACTGCTCAAGGTGATTTGCGGAACCGACACGCTCGGCGTCGGCATCAACGTGCCCATTCGCACGGTCCTCTTCACGCAGTTGTGGAAGTACGACGGCAAGAAAGCCGCCATTCTCGGCGTGCGAGACTTCAAGCAGATCGCCGGTCGCGCGGGACGTCGCGGCTTCGACGACGTCGGTTACGTCATCGCACAGGCACCCGAACACGTCGTCGCGAACAAGCGCGCCGAAGAGAAGGCCGCCGGCGACACGAAGAAGCTGCGCAAGCTCGTGAAGCAGCGCCCGCCCGACGGCTTCGTGAGTTGGGACGAGAAGACGTTCGCACGTCTTCAGGCGGCCGCTCCCGAGGCACTGTCTTCGCACTTCGAAGTTACTCACGGGATGCTGCTTCTCGTGCTTTCGCGCGACGGCGATGGGTGCCGCGCCATGCGCAGACTGATCGCGGATTCGCACGAGAGTGCGCATCGGAAGCGGCAGCTCGTCCGCAAGTCGTGGCAACTCTTCCGCGCCCTCGTCGAGCGCGGTATCGTCGGATTTCTCCCGCGCGAGGAGAGAAGCGTCCCGAAACCCGCGGGACCCTCGCACGCGATGGCCGCGGGGGCGCGCAAGTTGCGCGTCGACGTCGATCTGCAGGACGACTTTTCCCTTCATCAGACGCTCTCGCTCTACCTCATCGACACGCTTCCGCTGCTCGACTCGCAGTCGTCCGACTTTCCCTTCGACGTGCTCACGCTGTGCGAGTCCATCGTGGAGGATCCGGATCCGATTCTGCGTCGCCAAGTCGACAAAGCGAAGACCGCCGCGCTCGAGGAAATGAAGGCCGCCGGAATCGAGTACGAAGAACGGATGGAGAAACTCGAGGCGATCGAGCATCCCAAGCCGCTGCGCGAGTTCGTCTACGAGACCTTCAACCGATTCGCCGCGGCGCATCCTTGGGTGGGCGAGGAGAACGTCCGCCCCAAGTCGATCGCCCGCGAGATGTACGAGCGGTATCTCTCGTTCGCGGAGTACGTGCGCGAGTACGGACTCGAGCGCACCGAGGGCCTCCTTCTGCGCCATCTCTCCGGAGTCTGGAAGGTGCTCGCGCAAACGGTGCCGGACGGATTCAAGACCGAACCGGTCCTGGAAATGGAGGTCTACTTTCGCGAGCTCGTCCGGGCGATCGACTCGAGTCTACTGGAAGAATGGGAGCGGTTGCGCGATCCCGAGCGCGCGGCGACGCGGGGAGAGAGCAGCGCCGAAGAGAAACCGGCTCGACCGGCGAGTTTCGACCTCACGCGCGACGTGCCGTCGTTCCGCAGGCTTCTGCGCACCGTCGTGTTCTCGTTTCTGCAGGACGTCGCCGTGCGGGATTGGTCGGCGGCCGCGGAGAAGGTCGGCGTCGACGACGCGAAGACGGTCGAACGCATGTTCGATCCCTATTTCGCCGCGCGCGGTCGCTTCCGTTTGGATCCAGCCGGCCGCGCGAGCGGCAACACGCACTGGATCGACGATCGCGAAGTCGGCACGTGGACGATCGCACAGGTGTTGATCGACTCCGATGCGGCCAACGACTGGGAGGTGGTTTTCGAAGTGCCGCTTGCTCGATGTCGCGAGGAGAGTCGTGCGATCGCCCTCTTGCGCGGCGTCAGGGCCGTAGGGGATTTCCGGGAGTCCGCGCAGGGCGTGTAG
- a CDS encoding LacI family DNA-binding transcriptional regulator yields the protein MPRPTLNDIARELGYSKNTISLALRGSSQIPPATRERIRAAADRLGYQPNAVVSQLMAQLRSSRTRHLQAKLALVNANLDITAFRTHPTIPTYVEGCEARAARLGYSFDRFWLHDPQLSIERWIRILNTRAIKGIVLVGLMDTNHLPDVLQPLWARFPTVVTGVRTRNPALSFCCVDHHNLALTAFERALELGYERPALVIDDVIDALVERRFSAGYFTAQRMLPPQRHIPLFSQMSGGDRAQRFRAWLDTHRPDVVFTLYNNVLSWLKAAGMRVPQDVAVIQLEWRASRPDIAGMNQHNFVTGEAAVDMVVSQIHNNDTGIQEFPRATLIGATWVDGSSAPPREACATAPAQTDP from the coding sequence ATGCCACGACCCACGCTCAACGACATCGCGCGCGAGCTCGGTTACTCCAAGAACACCATTTCGCTCGCGCTCCGCGGCAGCTCGCAGATTCCACCCGCCACGCGCGAGCGCATTCGCGCCGCTGCGGACCGTCTCGGGTATCAGCCCAACGCCGTCGTCTCGCAGTTGATGGCGCAATTGCGTTCAAGCCGTACGCGCCATCTCCAAGCCAAACTCGCACTGGTCAACGCCAACTTGGACATCACGGCCTTTCGCACTCACCCGACCATCCCGACCTACGTGGAAGGGTGCGAGGCGCGTGCGGCCCGACTCGGCTACTCCTTCGATCGTTTCTGGCTGCACGACCCGCAGCTTTCGATCGAGCGGTGGATCCGGATTCTGAATACACGTGCGATCAAGGGCATCGTCCTCGTCGGGTTGATGGACACCAACCATTTGCCCGACGTGCTTCAACCCTTGTGGGCACGCTTCCCCACCGTCGTGACCGGTGTGCGCACCCGCAACCCTGCGCTCTCGTTCTGCTGCGTCGACCACCACAACCTCGCTCTGACCGCGTTTGAACGTGCGCTCGAACTCGGCTACGAGCGCCCCGCACTCGTGATCGACGACGTGATCGACGCGCTCGTGGAGCGTCGCTTCTCCGCAGGGTACTTCACCGCGCAACGCATGCTCCCGCCCCAGCGGCACATACCTCTCTTCAGCCAGATGAGCGGCGGTGATCGTGCTCAACGATTCCGCGCCTGGCTCGACACGCATCGTCCCGACGTGGTCTTCACGCTCTACAACAACGTTCTCTCTTGGTTGAAGGCCGCCGGCATGCGTGTGCCGCAGGACGTCGCCGTCATCCAACTCGAGTGGCGCGCGTCGCGTCCGGACATTGCGGGGATGAACCAACACAACTTCGTCACCGGCGAAGCAGCGGTGGACATGGTCGTGAGCCAGATCCACAACAACGACACGGGCATTCAGGAGTTCCCACGCGCGACGCTCATCGGTGCGACATGGGTCGACGGATCGAGCGCACCACCTCGCGAAGCGTGCGCGACCGCTCCGGCGCAGACGGATCCATGA
- the istB_1 gene encoding IS21-like element helper ATPase IstB yields MKSDSLPILARSLALTTLARIVEDSLARAEAENWGYTRLVRYLLENEADERMRRRVERLFKDSHLPPGKTLESLDQARLPEKVRRALPSLLTGEFIRRGDNLLCFGLPGRGKTVFVCALAHELIHRHQQRILFTPTFKLVTQLLAAKRDLKLPSLLAKLERFDAIILDDLGYVQQSREEMEVLFTFLAERYEKKSVVITSNLVFSQWDQIFKDPMTTMAAIDRLVHHALILEFTGDSHRAAAAKSKAARTQAT; encoded by the coding sequence ATGAAAAGCGACAGTCTGCCCATCCTGGCCCGCAGCCTGGCGCTGACCACGCTGGCCAGAATCGTCGAGGACTCTCTGGCGCGAGCCGAGGCGGAGAACTGGGGCTACACGCGTCTGGTGCGTTACCTCCTGGAGAACGAGGCCGACGAACGCATGCGCCGGCGTGTCGAGCGCCTGTTCAAGGACTCGCATCTGCCGCCCGGCAAGACACTCGAATCGCTCGATCAGGCCCGTCTTCCCGAAAAGGTGCGCCGTGCGCTGCCCTCGCTGCTCACCGGCGAGTTTATCCGCCGTGGCGACAACTTGCTTTGCTTCGGCCTGCCCGGCCGCGGAAAGACGGTCTTCGTCTGCGCCCTGGCCCACGAGCTGATCCACCGGCATCAGCAGCGCATCCTCTTCACGCCGACGTTCAAACTGGTCACCCAACTGCTCGCCGCCAAACGCGATCTCAAGTTGCCTTCCCTGCTGGCCAAGCTGGAGCGCTTCGACGCCATCATCCTCGACGACCTCGGCTACGTGCAGCAGTCACGCGAGGAGATGGAGGTGCTCTTCACCTTCCTGGCCGAACGCTACGAGAAGAAGAGCGTCGTCATCACCTCCAACCTGGTCTTCAGCCAATGGGACCAGATCTTCAAGGACCCGATGACGACCATGGCCGCCATCGACCGACTCGTGCATCACGCCCTCATCCTCGAGTTCACCGGCGACAGCCACCGAGCCGCCGCGGCCAAGAGCAAGGCCGCCAGAACGCAAGCAACCTGA
- the istA_1 gene encoding IS21-like element ISBj11 family transposase — translation MGGSVSRSAMMAGMDRKTARRYLKAGCGPDGLRTPHTWRTRADPLAAIWPEAQRWLEHTPELEAKALFEHLLATRAGEIDSRALRTFQRRVTEWRERHGPPKEVFFPQVREPGERMQIDWTHANELRVTIAGVAFEHLLFHAVLPFSNWEFACPCVSESLLSLKSGLQAAAWTLGGVAPFTQSDHSSTATHQLRRGQAERGFNREYLALCAHLGTEPRTINKACPHENGDVESAHGHLKRRLLAHLTLRGSSDFADLASYAAFVAEVCRGANALRMSKVIEELPRLRPLPATRFPESELMSLRVSSHATVRIKHCAYSVPARLIGTWVQAHVREDQIAIHHGGIEVARYPRSATQQPRIDYRHVVHSLVRKPGAFAGYRYREELFPRPVFRHAYDALRAVEEHRADARYVQLLLLAAEAGEQSVAEAVAALLRAGDWPDPAVVEKQIRAHEPAAPQQMVAFTPELGGYDELLSAEAGA, via the coding sequence ATGGGCGGCTCGGTGAGCCGCAGCGCGATGATGGCGGGGATGGATCGCAAGACGGCGCGGCGTTACCTGAAGGCGGGCTGTGGCCCGGACGGGTTGCGAACGCCCCACACCTGGAGGACGCGAGCCGACCCGCTGGCGGCGATCTGGCCGGAGGCACAGCGATGGCTGGAACACACGCCGGAGCTGGAGGCCAAGGCGCTGTTCGAGCACCTGCTGGCGACCCGGGCCGGAGAGATCGATTCGCGGGCACTGCGCACCTTCCAACGCCGCGTCACCGAGTGGCGGGAGCGCCACGGGCCGCCCAAGGAGGTGTTCTTCCCGCAGGTGCGCGAGCCGGGAGAGCGCATGCAGATCGACTGGACGCATGCCAACGAGTTGCGCGTCACGATCGCCGGGGTGGCCTTCGAGCACCTGCTCTTCCACGCGGTGCTGCCGTTCTCGAACTGGGAGTTTGCCTGCCCGTGCGTGAGCGAGTCGTTGCTCTCGCTCAAGAGCGGGTTGCAGGCGGCGGCGTGGACGCTCGGTGGAGTGGCGCCGTTCACCCAGAGCGATCATAGCTCGACGGCGACGCACCAGTTGCGACGCGGCCAGGCCGAGCGCGGGTTCAATCGCGAGTATCTGGCGCTGTGCGCGCATCTGGGCACCGAACCGCGCACGATCAACAAGGCCTGTCCGCACGAGAACGGCGACGTCGAGTCGGCGCACGGTCATCTCAAGCGCCGTTTGCTCGCTCATCTGACGCTGCGCGGCTCATCGGACTTCGCGGACCTGGCCAGCTACGCGGCCTTCGTGGCCGAGGTCTGCCGGGGAGCCAACGCGCTGCGCATGAGCAAGGTGATCGAGGAACTGCCGCGGCTGCGGCCGCTGCCCGCGACGCGCTTCCCGGAGAGCGAGCTGATGAGCCTGCGCGTCTCCAGCCACGCGACCGTGCGCATCAAGCACTGCGCCTACTCGGTCCCGGCCCGGCTGATCGGCACGTGGGTGCAGGCGCACGTGCGTGAAGACCAGATCGCCATCCATCACGGAGGCATCGAGGTGGCGCGCTACCCGCGTTCGGCCACCCAGCAGCCGCGCATCGATTACCGGCACGTCGTTCACTCGCTGGTGCGCAAGCCGGGCGCGTTTGCCGGCTATCGCTACCGCGAGGAGCTGTTCCCGCGTCCGGTCTTCCGGCACGCCTATGATGCGCTGCGAGCCGTCGAAGAGCACCGTGCGGACGCGCGGTATGTGCAACTTTTGCTGCTGGCGGCGGAGGCCGGCGAGCAATCCGTGGCCGAGGCCGTGGCAGCCCTGTTGCGCGCCGGCGACTGGCCGGATCCTGCAGTGGTGGAAAAACAGATCCGCGCCCACGAGCCGGCCGCGCCCCAGCAGATGGTCGCGTTCACGCCGGAGCTGGGCGGCTACGACGAGTTGCTCAGCGCGGAGGCCGGCGCATGA